One genomic region from Pecten maximus chromosome 5, xPecMax1.1, whole genome shotgun sequence encodes:
- the LOC117328524 gene encoding uncharacterized protein F54H12.2-like: MDTAGNDNHGYIKRKLSTATSRSVEMMGRHHSDLFAQERYLVNNVNMKITLTRSKDAFCLMGEDKEFKVVIKDIYLNVRKVRLSPIVRLAHAKALEISPAKCPIQRIAMKVFSVPRGNHNFVKDNLFLGQIPKRLVIGCEDSDAYSGLITKNPFHFKDFDINFVVLNVDGKLVPTKPLQPNFTQKHNVRSYMGLFNTTGKTFREEGNNISKVNMALVFTLFGFDLTPDLSEVGTFHLIKKGNLSLEVHFGTALPNTINVVVYAEFDNIIEIDRNRQIFFYYSA; the protein is encoded by the coding sequence ATGGACACTGCAGGAAACGATAATCATGGCTACATCAAGAGGAAATTGTCAACAGCAACCAGTAGATCTGTGGAAATGATGGGAAGACACCATTCCGACCTATTTGCTCAGGAAAGATATCTTGTCAATAATGTGAACATGAAAATAACGTTAACCAGAAGTAAAGATGCTTTCTGTTTGATGGGAGAAGACAAAGAATTCAAAGTTGTCATCAAGGACATCTATCTAAACGTGAGAAAAGTTAGACTGAGTCCAATAGTGCGACTAGCCCATGCAAAAGCCTTGGAAATATCACCTGCCAAATGCCCAATCCAAAGAATTGCAATGAAAGTATTTTCTGTTCCTagaggaaatcacaattttgtaaAGGATAATCTGTTTCTAGGACAAATTCCTAAGAGATTGGTCATTGGATGTGAAGACAGTGATGCCTATAGTGGACTCATCACCAAAAatccttttcattttaaagattttgatattaattttgttgtccTGAACGTGGATGGCAAACTAGTCCCCACCAAGCCTTTGCAGCCAAATTTCACTCAGAAACATAACGTAAGAAGCTACATGGGTCTGTTTAACACTACCGGCAAAACGTTTCGTGAGGAGGGTAATAACATCTCAAAGGTGAATATGGCACTGGTTTTTACCCTGTTTGGATTTGATCTGACACCTGACCTTTCAGAAGTGGGCACATTTCATCTTATAAAAAAGGGAAACTTGTCTTTGGAAGTGCATTTCGGAACAGCCCTACCCAATACCATCAACGTTGTGGTGTATGCTGAATTTGACAACATCATAGAAATAGATCGTAACaggcaaatttttttttattatagtgCATGA